The Montipora capricornis isolate CH-2021 chromosome 6, ASM3666992v2, whole genome shotgun sequence genome has a window encoding:
- the LOC138053082 gene encoding uncharacterized protein, which produces MSSPVSPIVANLCMEVIEEFAISTSSVPPRIWKRYVDDSLVIIKKDAVSSFPNALNASDPKISFTIELENNGRIAFLDTLVSRGNGVVVIDVYRKTTHTDRSLDFSSHHDIKHRISTASTLLFWASNLPSSHEGKTRETNYVRAALEANGYPSSVISTILNKKPPPPKVPPPEELILFILLFTD; this is translated from the coding sequence ATGAGCAGTCCAGTTAGCCCCATTGTTGCCAATCTCTGCATGGAAGTGATTGAAGAATTCGCTATTAGTACCTCTTCAGTTCCACCAAGGATCTGGAAGCGATATGTTGATGACAGTTTAGTGATCATTAAGAAGGATGCTGTTTCTTCTTTTCCCAATGCCCTAAATGCCTCCGACCCCAAAATTTCTTTCACTAttgaacttgaaaacaatggtcGAATTGCCTTCCTAGACACCTTGGTTTCCAGAGGAAATGGTGTTGTCGTTATTGATGTGTATCGGAAGACAACACACACAGATCGATCCTTGGATTTCTCTTCACACCATGATATAAAACACAGAATCAGTACGGCCTCGACCCTTCTGTTCTGGGCATCCAACCTCCCGAGCAGTCATGAAGGAAAAACTCGTGAAACCAATTACGTTAGGGCCGCATTAGAAGCTAATGGCTACCCCTCGTCTGTTATATCTACCATCCTCAACAAGAAGCCACCCCCACCTAAAGTGCCTCCACCAGAAGaactgattttatttattttattatttactgaTTGA
- the LOC138051112 gene encoding chymotrypsinogen A-like yields the protein MMNLCVGILLLMFGVSTSQGCGVTTFLSRVVNGENASPHAWPWQISLRVRGGHICGGSLIRNDWVVTAAHCVDRMPNPNSYTVVVGAHRRNGRTQVQQTLRVKKLFKHEQFSRRNLRNDVALLQLERSITLSSKINTVCLPKENSRVSPGTQCFITGWGRTVGGGNAADTLQQAMLPVAEHSKCSRVNGRLLPVDEKSMVCAGGQGKGGCQGDSGGPFVCNEGGKFVLRGAVSWGHSRCRTDHYSVFARVSSFIGWIESKMSGS from the exons ATGATGAATCTCTGCGTGGGAATTTTGCTATTGATGTTTGGAGTTTCGACTTCTCAAG GGTGTGGTGTAACAACATTTTTGTCTAGGGTGGTGAACGGTGAGAATGCTTCCCCACATGCCTGGCCCTGGCAAATTTCTCTTCGGGTCAGAGGCGGGCACATTTGTGGAGGATCACTGATCAGGAATGACTGGGTGGTCACTGCAGCACATTGTGTTGATAGAATGCCGAACCCGAATAGCTACACTGTTGTTGTGG GGGCACATCGTCGAAATGGAAGGACGCAAGTTCAGCAAACTTTAAGAGTAAAAAAGCTCTTTAAGCACGAACAGTTTAGCAGGAGAAATCTGAGAAATGATGTTGCACTTCTGCAACTTGAGAGGTCCATAACGCTAAGCTCAAAAATAAATACCGTGTGCCTGCCAAAAGAAAATAGCAGGGTCTCCCCTGGAACACAATGCTTTATAACCG GATGGGGACGAACTGTTGGAGGAGGCAATGCTGCTGACACTCTTCAGCAAGCCATGTTGCCTGTTGCGGAACACAGCAAGTGCAGTCGGGTCAACGGAAGACTGTTACCAGTTGACGAGAAGTCCATGGTGTGCGCTGGAGGTCAAGGCAAAGGTGGATGCCAG GGAGATAGTGGCGGTCCATTCGTTTGCAATGAAGGAGGAAAATTTGTATTACGTGGTGCTGTGAGCTGGGGACACTCAAGGTGTCGAACCGATCACTACTCCGTGTTTGCTAGAGTGAGCAGCTTCATTGGATGGATAGAAAGCAAGATGTCAG GGTCGTGA